Proteins from a single region of Hydra vulgaris chromosome 12, alternate assembly HydraT2T_AEP:
- the LOC136088896 gene encoding uncharacterized protein LOC136088896 yields MRMEFYHYPEKITGNPLSPETVNLLINFYQSDEFSRMMPGKKDYVIIKKNQHVQKRLLLLNLNELHVAFKKDYPNVKVSLSKFCTLKPKWCITTNASGTHNVCVCIHHQNTKFLIDAIRWNKSYKDFMALIVCSLENAECMLHRCNQCPGIEVLKSFLVQEFMDHEHEEDVVFKQWQSTDRTTLLSQSLPLDEFNDLLCDSIDNLTTHSYIAKTQSRYLKNCKENLNQNECLILGDFAENYQYVVQDEVQSYHWSKSQCSLYTIVLYFIENKLLKHKSFCYLSEDVDHDTGFIYKTQEDITRYIKENQPDVSSVKYFSDGCAA; encoded by the coding sequence atgagaaTGGAATTCTATCATTACCCGGAAAAAATAACTGGAAACCCACTTTCACCAGAAACTGTTAATTTACtgattaacttttatcaaagtgatgaattttcaagaatgatgccaggaaaaaaagattatgtaattattaagaaaaaccaacatgttcaaaaaagattattgctaCTCAATCTTAATGAATTAcatgttgcatttaaaaaagactacCCTAACGTCAAAGTcagtttgtcaaaattttgtaCTCTTAAacctaaatggtgtattacaACTAATGCGTCAGGTACCCACAATGTATGTGTTTGCATACATcaccaaaatacaaaatttctcaTTGATGCCATTAGgtggaataaaagttataaagatttcATGGCATTGATTGTTTGCTCTCTTGAAAATGCAGAATGTATGTTGCATCGATGTAACCAATGCCCTGGTATTGaagtgttaaaaagttttttagtgcaGGAGTTTATGGACCATGAGCATGAAGAAGATGTAGTATTTAAGCAATGGCAGAGTACCGATCGTACAACACTACTTTCACAGTCATTGCCACTAGatgaatttaatgatttattatgtGACAGCATTGACAACCTTACCACTCATTCATATATTGCAAAAACACAAagtagatatttaaaaaactgtaaagaaaatcttaaccAAAACGAATGCTTAATTTTAGGAGATTTTGCTGAAAACTATCAATATGTTGTTCAGGATGAGGTTCAAAGTTATCACTGGAGCAAAAGTCAATGCTCACTTTATACaattgtactttattttatagagaaCAAACTTCtcaaacataaatctttttgttacctTTCAGAAGATGTTGATCATGACACAGGATTTATTTACAAGACTCAGGAAGATATAACtagatatatcaaagaaaatCAACCTGATGTATCAAGTGTGAAATACTTTTCCGATGGTTGTGcagcataa